One window of Pyrus communis chromosome 12, drPyrComm1.1, whole genome shotgun sequence genomic DNA carries:
- the LOC137711338 gene encoding uncharacterized protein: MAGNSETTTNGTSYVQRSGSNDGGHDVALPRRSNRLTVTREVTLPPWNTTTMPEERLYEIDEEEKKSLAEHEELFNLEDGADEAFVMEEKDDDELRRQRASHSRRVMQVVGQISKPRRAANLDRKREIRGLRPEQKTNDALRRLAYGAFADQVDEIMRMEKSTVLESLMWFCSTIEALNTNEYFWKPTTMDLRRLLKQGEMHDFPSMIGGIDCIPRAPNDLNVFAQSPVFDEVLQGKTPKVTY; the protein is encoded by the exons ATGGCGGGAAATTCGGAAACTACAACGAATGGAACTTCCTACGTTCAAAGATCTGGATCAAATGATGGAGGACACGATGTAGCCCTACCACGACGATCCAATAGACTCACCGTGACAAGAGAAGTAACCTTGCCACCATGGAACACCACCACCATGCCAGAAGA gagattgTATGAAATTGATGAGGAAGAGAAAAAATCGTTGGCAGAACATGAAGAATTATTCAATCTTGAGGATGGTGCAGATGAGGCGTTCGTAATGGAAGAGAAAGATGACGATGAACTTAGAAGGCAGAGAGCCTCACATTCTCGTCGTGTCATGCAAGTTGTGGGTCAAATCTCCAAACCCAGACGTGCTGCAAACTTGGATAGAAAGAGGGAAATACGAG GTCTCCGTCCTGAGCAAAAAACTAATGATGCCTTGCGGAgacttgcatatggagcatttgcagaccaagtggatgagattaTGAGGATGGAAAAATCAACTGTTCTAGAGTCCCTAATGTGGTTTTGCTCCACAATCGAAGCCCTCAACACCAATGAGTACTTCTGGAAACCCACGACAATGGACTTGCGAAGGCTTCTGAAGCAGGGTGAAATGCACGACTTTCCTAGCATGATTGGAGGCATCGACT GTATTCCAAGAGCTCCAAATGACCTCAATGTCTttgcccaatctccagtgttcGACGAGGTGCTGCAAGGAAAAACACCGAAAGTCACATATTAG